The nucleotide sequence AAACCAGCCCTAGTGAATTTTTCAAGGCAAGTCCGACGGCATTTCCAACCTGTGTCGGTGTACCACCGGCCAACTCTACGAGAGTACCGGCTGCCATTGCTGTTGCAGATCCGACTTCAGCCTGGCACCCTCCGGCAGCCCCTGAGATTGAAGCTTTATTGGCAATGACTAAGCCGAGGGCAGAGGCAGTGAACATCGACCGGACAATTTGTTCACGGGTAAACTTTCCGCTATCAAAGGCGTGAACAAGGACAGCCGGCAGGATTCCCGCTGAGCCCGCTGTCGGCGTTGCCACAACTCTTCCCATAGCCGCATTTACCTCTGATACTCCAAGGGCATTCGCTGCAGCATTTAAAGTTTCAGGATGAATAAAGGACTTCCCATTTTCGGCATATTGATAAAGGCGATATCCATCCCCTCCCGTCAAACCGGTACGGGACTTAACGGGGCTTGTCGTTCCCCTGCGAACAGCCTCCTCCATCACAGTAAATTGCTCAGCCATTTTTTCGATAATCGTCTCTCTAGAATATCCCTTTTGTTGCACTTCTGCTTTTATCATTAATTCCGCAATAGTTGTTTTATCCTGCTCTGCAAGTTCAATTAATTCTCTTAAACTTGTAAATGACATATGCTCACTCCTTTAGAGGGATCGGTTCTTGTGTAAAAAACAGAAGAACCACCCCATGTTTCGCCTATTCCTGTCCAAAGTATTTAGCTACTACAGCTGCCATTGCTTTCGCTGCGATGATAAGGCTGTCCTCGTTGATGACAAATTTAGGGTGGTGATGGGGATAAACTGGACCATCAGCCGGCTTTGCTCCCACATAAAAGAAACTGCCTGGAACCTTTTGTAAGTAGTATGAAAAATCCTCTGATGCGGATGAAGGCGGTGTTTCAATGACTGCTTTGATTTCAGGAATTTTGGCATCATTAACTGCATTGAAGACCAATTCTGTCATCTCTTTATCATTTACTAAAACAGGGTAATCATGTGAATAAATTAAATCATAGGTAATATTAAACTCTTGAGCAAGTCCTGCTAAAATTCGTTTGAATTCTGTTTCCACTGTAGAGCGAACTTCACTAGACATCGTTCGGACATCTCCTTCAAGCTCTACACTATCCTTAATAATATTGAAGGATCCTTTACCATCAAACGAGCCAATGGTTACTGTTGCCATATCAAAAGGATTAATTCGGCGGCTGACAATCGTCTGAGCTGCGACAACGAAATGACTTGCCGCGACAATGCTGTCATTACTTGCATGCGGCATCGAGCCATGTCCGCCTTTTCCTTGAATTTTCACTTTGAAATACGAACGTCCCGTCTGCATTTCTCCGGCACGATAATAGACTTCTCCAGTTTCCGCCAGAGACATTAGGTGGATGCCGAAAACATTATCAACACCTTCTAAACACCCGTCTTCAATCATAGCAACAGCGCCGCCAGGAGGTGTTTCTTCCGCAGGTTGGTGAAGAATAACAACATTCCCTTTTAATTGCTCTTTCATTTCGATTAGTACATCAGCTAAAATCATTAAATAAGCGGTGTGTCCATCATGGCCACATGCATGCATAACACCCGGATTTTTTGATTTAAAAGGGACATCTGCCTCCTCCGTAATCGGCAGCCCATCAAAATCAGCTCTCAAGGCAACGGTTTTACCCGGCTGACCTCCTTCGATTGTGACAACCACACCATATCCACCCACATTGGTTCGTATTTTTACGTCCTTATCTTTATAAAAATCAGTAATATAT is from Bacillus sp. PK3_68 and encodes:
- a CDS encoding M20 family metallopeptidase, which produces MLNQLLQKLDEKKERMIEIRRYLHQHPELSFKEEKTAQYITDFYKDKDVKIRTNVGGYGVVVTIEGGQPGKTVALRADFDGLPITEEADVPFKSKNPGVMHACGHDGHTAYLMILADVLIEMKEQLKGNVVILHQPAEETPPGGAVAMIEDGCLEGVDNVFGIHLMSLAETGEVYYRAGEMQTGRSYFKVKIQGKGGHGSMPHASNDSIVAASHFVVAAQTIVSRRINPFDMATVTIGSFDGKGSFNIIKDSVELEGDVRTMSSEVRSTVETEFKRILAGLAQEFNITYDLIYSHDYPVLVNDKEMTELVFNAVNDAKIPEIKAVIETPPSSASEDFSYYLQKVPGSFFYVGAKPADGPVYPHHHPKFVINEDSLIIAAKAMAAVVAKYFGQE